In Tissierellales bacterium, the DNA window CAAATATACCGGTAATTTTTCAAAAGGGCATAGATTGGTTTAGAAGCATAGGAACAAAAGATTCACCAGGAACAAAAGTATTTGCTTTAGGTGGAAAAGTAAGACATACTGGTTTAATTGAAATACCAATGGGAGTTACTTTAAGAAATATAATATTTGATATAGGTGGAGGAATACCAGGAGGAAAAGAGTTTAAAGCAATTCAAACAGGTGGACCTTCAGGAGGTTGTATACCAACAGAATATTTAGATACACCAGTAGATTTTGAATCATTAGGAGAACTTGGTTCTATAATGGGCTCTGGTGGCATGGTTGTAATGGATGAAGACAACTGTATGGTAGATATAGCTAGATTCTTTTTAGATTTTACTGTAGAAGAATCCTGTGGAAAATGTGTTCCTTGTAGGGAAGGTACTAAAAGAATGTTAGAAGCTTTAGATAGAATAACTGAAGGAGAGGGAACTCTTAAAGATATAGAAAAATTAGAAAGTTTATCAGAAACAATTACTGTTTCATCTCTTTGTGGTTTAGGTCAAACTGCAGCTAATCCAGTTGTATCTACATTGAAATATTTTAGAAATGAATATGAGGCCCATGTAAAAGATAAAAGTTGTCCTGCAGGAACTTGTCAAGAATTATTAGAATATTTTATAACAGAAGATTGTATTGGATGTACAAAATGTGCTAGAAATTGTCCAGTTTCATGTATATCTGGTAAAGTGAAAGAAAGACATGTAATAGATACAGAAGCTTGTATAAAATGTGGAACTTGTATTGAAGATTGTCCTGTAGGTGCAGTAATAAAGAAATAGGATAAGGAGGGGAAAAATGAGAAATATAACTCTTACTATAGATGGTCAAAAATTAACAGTACCTGAGAATTATACAATTATTATGGCGGCGGAGGAAATAGGAATAGAAATACCAGCTTTATGTTATGATCCTAATTTAGAAATAGTTGCTGCCTGTAGATTATGTCTAGTAGAAGTAGAAGGTTGGAATAAGCTAGTTACTGCTTGTTCTACAAAAGTAGAAGAAGGAATAGTTATCCATACTGAATCAGAGAAGGTTGTAAATGTAAGGAAGGATATTTTACAACTTCTTTTAGATAATCATCCTAATGATTGTTTAACCTGTCAGAAGGCTGGGGAATGTTTATTACAGAAATATGCTTACAGATATGATGTGAAATTTAGGGAACATAGTGGGGCTAAAAGACCAGATTTTGTAGATACCTCCAGTCCATATATTTTGAAAGATGATAGTAAATGTATTCTTTGTGGTAAATGTGTAAGAACTTGTGACCAAGTTAGTGATAGAAAAGTATTGTCTTTTGCAGAAAGAGGGTTTGATACAAGAATAGTTTTAGATGCAGATTTTTCTTTTGATGAATCAATATGTGTATCTTGCAATAGATGTGTAACTGTTTGTCCAGTAGGAGCCTTATTGGATAAAAGACTATTAGGTAAAACTAGGGTTTGGGATGGAGAAAT includes these proteins:
- a CDS encoding 2Fe-2S iron-sulfur cluster-binding protein, which produces MRNITLTIDGQKLTVPENYTIIMAAEEIGIEIPALCYDPNLEIVAACRLCLVEVEGWNKLVTACSTKVEEGIVIHTESEKVVNVRKDILQLLLDNHPNDCLTCQKAGECLLQKYAYRYDVKFREHSGAKRPDFVDTSSPYILKDDSKCILCGKCVRTCDQVSDRKVLSFAERGFDTRIVLDADFSFDESICVSCNRCVTVCPVGALLDKRLLGKTRVWDGE